From the Hoplias malabaricus isolate fHopMal1 chromosome 13, fHopMal1.hap1, whole genome shotgun sequence genome, the window CCacaattttcctgccagtcatTGGGAATACAACCAATGatctttcagtcctaagccctcttctctaactaTTAGGCCACAGCGGCCCAATATTCCTAATCCAGCCACATAACTCGTCTGTTGCTTTCTCTTCACTGTCTTCCTGTAGCGTCCCGCATCAAACGCAAAACACTAATGCTGGCCCACAAAGCCAAAAATGGACCTGACCCTAATTCATTTGACATTCCCACAGAGTGTAGTATATGAGCATAGCATTTTGTGTCTAGGCATCCGTACAGATTTTGTATTTAGCAGCAGCTAAACCTAAGGTATCTTTTGGATTCTACTAGTAATTAGtttttctgaaaaacaaaagcattttttcaGTCTCTCTGGATATGATCATCTTTCGATTGCCTTAACTGTGAATGCAAATGTGTTCTGCTGTGTTTTGTAGCTCTGTATCAGCCTCTGACATCATATCTATTATTAGCACAGCTACAAAAGCAGACCTGGCAGAAATAAAAGTGAATATTAAAATTGTTTCCATTAATAAGTCcctttttaagttttaaattttcactcattttctcaaaaaataaaaccctACATATGTGTGTTTAATTGTAATGGAAACAAGGAGCAACTGCACTACAGGTGTTTTCTAAAACAATTTCTAAAAATTCCAAGTTACGGATCATTTTAATCACCAGATGGTGCTGTAGTGTAGGGTTTAGTTCATCAGGAATCTTCACATTAGGATATTTTCACCAGTGTGATGTTATTTTGTTCTGGGGGGAGGGGCTAAACTTGCGGCAGATGATGTTTCTCAAGCCACAACTTCCAAAGGGAAAACTCAAAGCAAGCTCACACCAGTCACTGAAGAGATGTGGGtattaaatatgtcattttttagAGCATATGTGCAGCTTTAAGGTCTTTTCTCTCAGGAAGCTGttttataatttacattttgttcaggAGCAAGGACTATTTAACAGTGAGTGTTAAGCACAATCACTTTTGAATTAGCAGCTGCAgttgtgtataaatgtataaatgaattCCAGTGGACCTTGGAAGTAAAAGTTGTGTCCATGTGTCATTTGGGGGGAGGTGTGGAAAGATGGGGTGCAAAAacattctcatctacaaaagtgGGGCATGGCAGAATTGCACGAACCATCAGTGAGATGTTCCTCAAATGTTTCCTATGAAGCGAGACACAGTGAACTGTTTCAGTCCTGACGCATGGTTAATGCAGGGTGACActtgtaaaaatacaaaaacacctTTATGTAAATTGTTTCATAACATctcaatgtttaaatattaaagaatTTGGCTCTCAGACTGTGTATGTTAATATTAGAAGCTATTGGTTGAATGCTTTCAAGTAAATGATTTTGATATAATGAGGTAATTTAAGTTGTCCTGCCTATGTTTTGTAGGTCCCCCTTCTGCTGCCAAAATACCTCTGACCTCTCAAGACATGGACTCCACAAGACCTCTGAAGTTGTCCCAAGCTGAATTTGGCACCAAGGTGTTAGCAGCAGATCTATTTGATCTTAGAAGCTGCAAGGTGGGGATAACAGTGGTAGTGTCGcggttacacagctccagggtcctgggtttatAGGTTCAAACTATGTTTCTAGTGACTGTGAGGGGTTTGTTGTCTCAGTTTGTTCGCCTGCAGTCACCCACTTTAGCGTgtggtttgccaatccaaactGCACATAGgtataaatgtgtgagtgatgccctgcgatggactagCACCCTGATCAGGGTGTGTACCTGCCTTGTGTCTGGTTactccaggtagactctggacacacagtgaccttgaattggataaagcagttacagacaatcaatgaatgagTCCCAAGGTGGGGTCTACATGCATCTAATTTATTTTTCAAGCACATCCCAAAAACGCCTGATCAGACTAAGACGTGGGGAGTCTGGAAGCCCTGTCAAAACCTGTACATGCCTATTGCTTCCAGACGCCACTGcaattcatacaaaactgcaatTACTTATtgaacaaattaaaatgaaattattaCAGGTGACATGCATTATGTTTCTCACTGATTTACCTTGATGCAGTTCCCTGAAATAGCCCACCCTTCTTTTTCTCTTACATAAAAACCAAATGACAGAGGTGTGCCTAGAGTGGACATGTGAACCTCATCCCTCAGATTCTGCACAAATGCGTAGATGTCAAAGTACCTTTCACGTGAACGTCAGGACCCAAGGTCAGCTCTGTGGCATTGGACCCAGCTCCATGAATCAAATGAGTATATCTGTTTGTAAAAAAAGGCCGAAGTGGAGGCATGACTTTGCAGACACAGAAAAACCAAATTTCCCGAAGTCAAGCAATTCCCCTGTCAACAGCGTCCAGGTTTGTGAACAAAATGATTACGTTTAATGAACTAAACTGTTATGTAGCACAACACTAATGAGGGATTAGGGAACCGTTTGAGTCACAACCCAAGAATAGTACTTGTGGTCCTAACCTAACCTACCTGGAGTTGATGCATTTTACCCAACTCTgggtaaataaatattatatatatataaaccttaTTAAACCCTCAGCTGACTGTAATGTTTTCATCTACTAGAGGAATTAAGGGATCTAAATTTAGTTTATGGCTATAATTAGCATACAACAAGTAAATGTGTACAGAGTtaaactcagaagtctttggctGTTGTGTACATTTCTAGGCGGTGTGTGGAGGGGAGCGCTGATGTCATCTCGGTGCGACGGCTCGGCTGTGCTCAGTGTCTCGGAGCTGAATGAAGTTGGATTGTGTTGCTGGCTCTGTACAGAAATGAGTGTTGTAGAAAGAGCTTTAAAAACCCATTTTGGGTTCGAGAAGTTTCGGTCCAGGCAGCAGGAAGATGTGGTGAAAGCGGCGGTTAAAGGTAAAGCACTGCTTTCGATTAGAAACAATAATGAGTCTGGAGTTTTCCTCTTTAATGTTGCTCTGATTACACACCGGTACAGCGGCCGGTCCCGAGTCAGAACAGCAGCACTAGACTGACTGAAAACTGCAGAGTTTGTGTTGCTTAAAATCGGTTAAGTAAATTTAGAGGTGCTTTCTCGTGCGCTAAATACACTGTAATAATGGATCGAGTTGGAACGGTGGTGCACTTGGTTCTGGGTAgttcactggtgtgtgttttgggacgcACCCCAGTTTCAGTCCAACTGCTTCAGAGAGTGCTGTCAGATATTACACAAGTGAAAAATGAGGAAATTCATTGTGACCTGTTTTTCCAGTCTACATTGTTTAAAGTCCCTATCTAGACATGAATTATAAACTCGTATCAGTTTAGaaaatgcacacatttttataatttctttccctaaaaatgtaatgtttaaaaatagctTACGTAAAGCCCAATTAAACTTCTGCGTTGAACCTACGCCGCAGGCAAAGCGTCTACGCGAACCCTTCGCAGCCTGACGTATGGAAGGATGTTGGGCTCAAAACATGTTAACACCACGGAAGGCTATGGAACGGCATTGGGCTCTAAATGTCTGAACATatgcgtgttaacacgttattaaaattTTGCGTGCTAACACGTAAAATTGAGTCATGATAATGTGGCCAAAAAGAACCTGTTTACATGCTTTTTAAGGTTtccgccaatgggaggcctcaaatccgggcatacttacatattcataatAGGACTTACATCACACATTGTAGCTGAcaacgaaacataaatcctttttGAATGTAGCCCCtatgtttcatctgaattattcataaaataGTGAGCTAAGCGCCGACCTATGGCTatgttgagccctacgtgagcagtgtgaagacggCAATACTAGCGAGCTGCTCCCCATGGCTactggaagtttatttttcacaataaaaatgtttaatacattacaatttgtaaacatgcacattattatataacttcataaaatgctgtaaagcttttcataattatatatcaaacaagcatcactattctctcacactatgtgtgtgacacatactgaggcgtaattcattcacattgataaattatgtacattcttttaatagcatactgctaaacactacagtgtcaatacaaacccatattgaaattaaatttccAGATCCCCCACTTTCTGAAAACATGTAGAATGTgttcaaaaatacattaattcatttactgatgttttatttatttatgtatatctacttcaatatatacattaaaacatgaggttaaatctccttcaaaatggaattgaacgaaaaatctaaataaaaaaaaacatgtatgtgtatatgtgtgtgtttgagctaTGCGTTGTGCTTTAAGATGTTCaacaatataatgtatttatgcTTATACAAAATCTGCTAAAAGACATTGTTCAGAACCCTAAACACTGGAATTCTTCCCCAGTATTTGGTAAGtgaaggctttatgttgtttcagtaataacgccatacaccagtaggtggcgtGATTCACGAACATAATGATTCCCCACAGCGAAAAAGtcaaaatacacaaacagaaaataagTGTTAACACGTTCGAAAAGCGTTAACATAAATATCTTAgtgtagcgtataatttcgtgttaacacagAGAATCCAAAACGCTTTCAGCCCAGTGGCATTCCATAGAAGGCTGTTGGGTTCAAAACATGCTGACACATGCAGGTTAACACGTAATGATAATTTTGTGCATTAATACATACAGGATGTGTCTGTATTCACAGAGAGGTTCTAGGTCAAGAATAGTACTATGACCACTAGGATTACCTTTTATTTGTAACCTAAATGCATATATGGTAGTAACCTCTGTAAATCTGGCCCCTGGGTTGTGACACATTTGTTGAGATAACTACGATTAAAATGTGCAGCAGGAGCGTAGCCTCActgattttcattttattttttgatccCAGGTGACagagatgtgtttgtgtgtatgccaACTGGAGCGGGAAAGTCTCTATGTTACCAGCTGCCGGCTGTGCTGGCCAAAGGCATCACGCTGGTCATCTCTCCTCTCATTGCCCTCATACAGGTGAGCGCTTCCTCTTCAGTGGCACGTGATGCTTTAATGCAGTTAAACTAAGCAGTATTCAGAACTCAACTGTTATCGTAGACACTGTGAAATACCAGTATATTTTAGTCAATAAGATGATGTTATTAATTTGAAATACTTCTGTCAGTGTTACTGACCTCAGCACCATTACATTTCATGATGTAAGTTGCAGTGTTTTCATTTCATATCCCATCGGATATCTGGAGTACCAAAGATACTTCTGCAGCCAGACGTAAAGGAATACTGCTCTGCTGTTTTACCAAGAGCAATGATATTGTCAAAACAGTAACCTACAGAACTActaactcattcattatctgtaacccttatccagttcagggtcgcggtgggtccagagcctacctggaatcattggacgcaaggcgggaatacaccctggagggggcgccagtccttcacagggcaacacagacacacacacacacacagtcacacacactcacacatttgagttgctaatccacctaccaacgtgtgtttttggactgtgggaggaaaccagagcacccggaggaaacccacgcagacacagggagaatacaccacactcctcagacagtcacccggaggaaacccacgcagacacagggagaacacaccacactcctcacagacagtcacccagaggatacccacgcagacacagggagaacacaccacactcctcacagacagtcacccggagtgggaatcaaacccacaacctccagacccctgatGATGATAGCGTCGTAGATTTTAATTGTGACTGTTATCCATCATGCcctttttcttctgttcttttCCAGGATCAAGTAGAGCACCTTAAGCAGCTTAACATTCCAGCACGTTCTATTAACTCAAAGCTTACCTCAGGTGAGAGACAGCAGATTCTCACCGACCTCCAGAGTGAGTGTCCTCTACTCAAATTGCTctacatcactccagagatGGTGGCGTCCCCCTCCTTCCAGCCTTGTCTGAGTTCGCTGTGTTCACGGGGGCTGCTGTCGTGTTTGGCGGTGGATGAGGCTCACTGCGTGTCTCAGTGGGGACATGATTTCCGTCCTGATTATCTGAAGTTGGGTGAGCTGCGTTCTCGTCTGCCGGGTGTGCCCTGCATTGCGCTGACTGCTACGGCCCCTAAAAGAGTGCAGGAGGACATTGCACGCTCGCTCAGGCTACGATCACCACTTACCTTCACTACACCTGTGTTCCGGAAAAACCTGAAGTATGACGTGATATTTCGAGAGCTTTTGCCGGATCCGTACGTTCATCTGCACGCCTTTGCTAAAGAAGCACTTGGTGGAAGCACAGCAGAAAAGGTCAGTCCATCTCCTCTTTTAGGAAAACTAGAAGTCGTGTGGTCATGATACGCTCTGATCAGTTATATTTGGAACTCTAGTTCTAAGTTTAATTTCTCTAAGAGCAAAATGAATAGATCTTTTGATCTATTATATGTTTGTTAAAAGATTCGCAATGCCAACATGTCATGGCACCCATGGTACAAGGACATTTCTGTCTACCCAACCCACCTGCCATCGTGCGTGAAACGGGCacacctggtggaaacccactcacacaaggggagaacacatcacaggtTTGGGGGTTAGGCGCCTTGCTCCAGTGCATTTCTGTCATGAATGTTGAAGGAGGCGAAAGCACTCTGCCTCTTTCTCATTTTTCTGAAATAGTGAACTCCAGGTCTTAACCCTGCTCCGCGGTTCTTTTGGCCACGTTGTCACGTTATTGTGAAAATGTACAATGTATGTGTCTTCTATGTAtaggatgtgttcatttgtttttttttattagaaaacAATTGGAAAACCTTTCAAACTATTGTTATACACAGAACAGGAACAACACCTATTTTAATAGTAGGACAAAAACACCATACTTTTTTTCAATAGAGAAAATCTGCTTCAACCCAGAACTCCAAACTCAGATCCACGTGACATCTGACGTATAATTTAAATGTTCACCAGTTTTTCATGATTTATTAGatgttattatgttttttattttagaacaGTGGGCTCCATCTTTATTAGTAGTGGATTCACAGTTTGATAATGCTGAATTTGTTTAGTGAGCTCAGGTTCTGGTGTTTGATGATTGGTTCCGGATTGAAAATGCCTCTTCAAATGTGAAGAGAGGGTCCTGCTACTGTTTCTGAACCATTCTTTTCAACATTGGCACAAATCACATCAAGATCACGGTTATTATATCTACAGcacttaaaaatgaataaaacatgttttttaaagCTTCTGCTTCCATCAAAAATGAAGACCGGCTTTGTCTGGGGCCAAAGAGCTGACTCGACTCATTCCTCAGAGATCACTGTTGTTCTacattgtgtttatttctaGCAGATGTCAGTTGTGCACTTGCCctatatttcttctttttttccggGGCACAGACCTCTTCCTTCCTGACTACAGTATAATACACTCTCAGAGTTGGTTCTCCACTGTGTGATAAGGTGCCTGTTTGCAGTAATGTAAGGGGTATCTATTAAATTTGAGATCAGGTGAATGGTTTAGATCAAACCCTTGTTAAGAGACCTTtgtggatgtttttgtttttatagtgTATTTATATTGCTCTGTGCACTAATGAAGATTCTAATGCCtcctttaaaatgtcttttggTTTTGTGACCACGTGGTGGCGATAACGAGTTCCCTTTAAAAGATCAAGTGGAATATCTTCTCGCTCTATAAATATGTGACCAGCATAAACACACAGCTTATATACTCACATCACTGTTGCTCTGTGTATAGTGCTGAATATTATACACTGTGTGTGAAAAAGGTACCCAGGTTGTGCGTCTAATTAAGAGTGTAGGCATTCATAAAGCAGATCCAGGGTCAGGTTTAGCAACAGAGGTATGAATCAGCCCAGCAATGAGCTCCATCCAACGTATGTGTGATGACTTGGGGGACCGTGTGTTATCCAGAATGTACTTGTGCAACGTTTCCAACATTTGTGTTGTGTAAAGCTTAACAAGAAGAGCAATGCTTTTACTCAACACCCTGTGTGCACTTAATATCCTGTCCCTTAGTTTCAGAATCAATGAgcgggtgtctacaaacctttagaAAAATGGTTtaagtttgtttattcatttattccagttttcttttcttttccgtGTTGCAGGGTTGTGGAATTGTGTACTGCCGCACACGAGAGAGCTGTGAAGATGTGGCTCACAGACTGACTAAGCTCGGGATCATGGCCAAACCCTACCATGCAGGTTACACAGTGAAACGTTTTCGTTTAGTCTTCTCCGCTGGgtgtgctgttgattttaagaaggtttttttggCATTGTATGTGTCTGTGACCAGGGCTGAAAACAGGGGATCGCTCCGAGTCTCAGGCTGACTGGATGGCAGGGAAAGTCCCAGTCATTGTGGCTACGATAAGCTTTGGGATGGGTGTAGACAAGGCCAATGTTAGGTTAGTATTCATCTTTCAGCTAAAACATAAACGCTACCAACTTAAAAACTGTGTGCCTTTattcaataaaaacactgacGATATATTTTGCACTCTTCAATAGCATCACAGTGTCAGATATGATTAGATTTAtgcataaacaatataaaagttATGCTTGTGTTAATGTATTCATGGACATATGCTGAATCTTGGTGTCTTACAGGTTTGTAGCACACTGGAACTTGGCTAAGTCTTTGGCCAGTTACTATCAGGAATCGGGCCGTGCAGGACGTGACGGCCTTCCCTCTTCTTGCCGTATTTATTACTCTCGCAAAGACAGAGACCAGCTCAACTTCCTCATTCGCAAAGAGGTGTCCCGCAAACAGGCAAgcgatttaaaaataataaataataataaaataataaaacacaaacaaaaggcAGCTGCATCACTTCCAAGTCCAGGGACTCCCTGTTTCTTCATTGTGTTTTGattcaagaaaataatgtcAGGTATTTAACTAAATGAACTCCAGTTTCAAGCTTCAACCAGAAGTTATCGTGTGCACCCTCTTTCACAGCATCAAAAAACATCATGTTCAGTGTTTAGAATGAGAAAGTTCAGTGTGGTACTGTATAATAGGAATTAAGGTTTACTTTCTCTTTAAATACAGTGTTCCTGACAGAGTTTGAGCTCCTTCAGAGTGTGGTTCTGATCAATGAGCATTCGTTACATACAGCAATACATTTAACTGCAGGACTGAGAAatacaaagcagtgctgctggtgtttttaagcacctcagtgtcactgctggactgagaatagtttaGAACCAATACGTCTAGGTAACAGCTTCCTGTGACCCATACTGATGGCCTAGGTGAGAACTAACAAAAACAGGAGTTGGCACTGGGCGAACAAAGCATGCAGATCACCAAGTGCACTACAGTCTGGAATTGTAGAACCTCTGTAGAATTGCATCTACaaagaactacaaaatgcacagAGTGTAGAAATAAGACATTAATCTGAATGTTACTGCTGAAGTATGTAACTAATCAGAGACACTAAATTGCTTGTGTGATTTCTCAGAAAGTGTATTTTCAGATCTGGTGTTCAGTTGTTCAACACGTGCGTAGACAAATCTGAAATCTGCTCTTTGCTTAAACCGAGGCTAGTCTCTGTTTGCGTGTGGTGTCTCAACTTTTACTCCATTTTTATAAACTGTGTTTTGTGAAAACTAGGTTTCCAAGGTGATAGTTCTACACATAGAAATGACCTTATTCTGTCTCTTGATTGTTTGTTGTTAAACACAGTAACATTTTTCACCACACTGTcccttaaagggaacatctataattgtggtttgtttatgttcagaagctctgcgtcttttcaGATGGAATGCTATTACAAATGACTGTGGTTTGAATGTGGCTGACATGGAAGTTTTCTGGaagttttattcattgtttgaataaCTCATatgtaactggagttgtttagttttgagtCACTGCCGTTAGCCTTCTCCTGATTTTAGAGACATGCCCCCCCTAGTGGTGTAACGCATCACAAAACTCCTGGTTCAGATGAGATCACGGATTTTGAGTCATGGATCGGATCAGTCGGAAcgccacaataaaaaaaaaaaaagtgtaacatatttaaaaaaaattgtagtgTCAAAGAAGAGTTCAGAACGGTGGGGTCTGTGAATTTgcagctctgagagagagagagagagagaggtttaccCTTTTACTGATGCCGgcgcttcgtaaacacattacattGGTTTCAA encodes:
- the recql5 gene encoding ATP-dependent DNA helicase Q5 isoform X2, with product MSSRCDGSAVLSVSELNEVGLCCWLCTEMSVVERALKTHFGFEKFRSRQQEDVVKAAVKGDRDVFVCMPTGAGKSLCYQLPAVLAKGITLVISPLIALIQDQVEHLKQLNIPARSINSKLTSGERQQILTDLQSECPLLKLLYITPEMVASPSFQPCLSSLCSRGLLSCLAVDEAHCVSQWGHDFRPDYLKLGELRSRLPGVPCIALTATAPKRVQEDIARSLRLRSPLTFTTPVFRKNLKYDVIFRELLPDPYVHLHAFAKEALGGSTAEKGCGIVYCRTRESCEDVAHRLTKLGIMAKPYHAGLKTGDRSESQADWMAGKVPVIVATISFGMGVDKANVRFVAHWNLAKSLASYYQESGRAGRDGLPSSCRIYYSRKDRDQLNFLIRKEVSRKQEKRGSQKEQDKAPLLDFEAMVNFCEQEGCRHATISQFFGDQKPNCGGACDYCRNPKLVRAQLERAAALSTATGPARSSEHRGPFGFDPELYAGGKKGYGFERCDEEWEGSAEDDTEKRKKEFGDLFKKQMGLRKGSGGPKETFIPPDPDCPLKEANSQRIPRLPVKAREHCLSLLQECLTNHRGTDAPSDRSDALSQAVEIEHEVYKSCKSANLYKAAVLKRVSELKKGPGNTPAPSVVKDGDACSSHWKEDERKQTRKETAPSSPSPSPIPEEEQGFTSASQIYSVNEEETCRSRIPRLVKPLPDGSRTSEVFSE